The genomic stretch ATGAGCACGTAGCCCGCCTGGCCGACCGAGGAGTACGCCAGCATCCGCTTGACGTTCTCCTGGGTCGCGGCGGCGAAGTTCCCGACCGTCATCGTCACCACCGCGAGCACCTGGAAGGCGAGCACCCAGTCCACGTCGGTGAGGATCTCGAACCCGAACGCGACCGTGAAGACCCGGAAGGCGACGACGAAACCCGCCGCCTTCGAGCCCGACGAGAGGAACGCCGAGATCGGCGTCGGCGCGCCCTCGTAGGCCTCGGGGGCCCAGAAGTGGAAGGGGACGCTGGCGGTCTTGAACGCGAACCCGCCGAGCACCATCATCACGCCGACGCCGAGCAGCCCGGTGTGCGGCGTGTCGACGACGTTCTCGGCCACGGTGTCGAACACTAATCCCCCGGTGACACCGTAGATCAGGCTGATGCCGTAGAGCAGTATCGCCGAGGAGACCGCGCCGACGAGGAAGTACTTCAGGCTCGCCTCGACGCTCCCCTTGTCCTCCTTCAGGAACGCTACGAGCGCGTACGAGGCGAGCGAGAGGAGTTCGAAGCTCACGAACGCCGTGGCGAGGCTGGCCGAGCTCGCGAGCAGACACATCCCGGCGGTCGCGAGCAACACGAGCGCGTAGTACTCGGCCTGTTCGGACTGGCCGGCGAGATAGTCGTAGCTCGCGAGCGTGACGAGCGCCGCGACGCTCGCGAAGATCACGCTGAAGAACAGGCTCATCCCGTCGACGACGAGCTGGCCGCCGAAGAGGGTCAACCCTTCGCCGCTCGCCATCCCGGAGACGAGGACCGCGCCGGCGGCGGCGAGCGCGGCCACCGTCCCGAGAAGCGTCGTGCCCGCCAGCAGCGCCCGGTCGTTCGAGCGCGGCTTGACGGTGTCGATGACGAACACCACGAGCGCCGTGAGCGTGAGCGCGAGCGCGGGCGCGAGACCGACCCAGTCGGGGAGGGGAGCCATCTACAGCCCACCTCCCAGGAGCGGCCCGACCGCATCCGCGATCATCGAGAAGATCAGGTGGGGCGCGCTCCCGAGCACGATCACGCACGCGATGAGCACCACGAGCGGGGCGAGGTCGTGGACCGCCGCCCGCCGGACCGTCGAGCTCCCGTCGACCCGGAACTCGCCGAACAGCGCCCGCTGCATCGCGAACAGCAGGTAGCCAGCCACGAGCACGATGCCGAACATCGCGACCGCGGTGAACACCGGCGAACCGGGGAAGGAGTCGAACGCGCCCTGGAAGATGAAGTACTCACCCATGAAGCCGGACATGAAGGGCAGACCCATGTAGCCGAACGAGCCCGCGACGAACGCCGCCGCGGTGACCGGCATCCGGCCCGCGAGCCCCGCCATGTCGCCGACCATCCGGGTGCCGGTCGCGCTGTAGATCACGCCGACACAGGCGAACAGCAGCCCCGAGAGCAGGCCATGAGAGACCATCTGGAAGGTCGCCCCCGAGAGGCCGTAGGGCGTGTAGGCGACGAGCCCGAGCAGCACGAAGCCCATCGAGGGGAGCGAGGAGTAGGCCACGATCCGCTTCAAGTCGTGCTGTGAGAGCGCGAGCAGCGCGCCGTAAATCACGGTGACGACCGCGAACAGCGCGATCACCTGGGCGTACTGCTCGACGATATCGGGCAGCATCGTGAAGTTGAATCGGAGCATGGCGTAGGTCCCCATCTTCGTGACGATCCCCGCGAGCACCACCGTCACCGGGGTCGGCGACTCGGTGTAGGCGTCGGGGAGCCAAGTGTGGAAGGGCACCACCGCCATCTTCATCCCGAACCCGAAGAACATCGCGGCGAACGCCGCGAGCCGGAGGGTTCCCGCACCCACGCCGCCGAGCGAACCGAGCTCACCCGCGCGGAGCGCCTGGGTGACCGCGGGGAGGTCGAGGCTCGTCACCGAGTCCCCGAGGCCGAACACCAGCGCCGCGAACCCGATGAACATCACGAGGGTGGCGACGTTGGTGTAGACGAAGAACTTGATCGCGGCGTACTCCCGCCGAGGGCCGCCCCAGACCGTGATGAGGAGGTAGACCGGGATGAGCACCGCCTCCCAGAACACGAGGAAGGCGAAGAAGTCCAGCGTGCTGAACACGCCAACCAGCCCCGCTTCGAGGAAGAGGAGGAGGGCGTAGAAACCCGAGCGCTGACGGTCGATCGGCGTCCAGCCGGTGACGATGGCGAGGCTGGTGAGGACCGTCGAGAGCACCACGAGCGGCATGCTGATGCCGTCGAGGCCGACGTGCCAGTTCACGGCGTACTGGCCGAGCGAGATCCACTCGACGTCGGTCTCGTAGGCGAGCTGGCCACCCTGGAGGAAGGCGTTGCCCGAGCCGTCGAAGCCGTACCAGAGCACGAAGCTCGTCACCAGCGGGAAGAGGCTCGCGACGAAGCCGCCAAACGGCGCGTACTCGTCGGGCAGGAGGAAGACGACCACCGCGCCGAGGAGGCAGAGCGCGATCAGGAGTTCGATCAGCACTCAGAACCACCCCCCGAGCAGGCCGAAGGCCACCAGCAGGACCACGAGCCCGAGCGAGAGCAGCGCGGCGTAGTTGGTGACGAGCCCCGTCTGGAGCCGTTTGATGCGGTCCCCGGAGAAGAGGCTGATGCTCGATACGCCGTTGACGACGCCGTCGACGACGCCGTTGTCGAAGGTGCCGACCGCGCGGGCGATGCGGGTGGTGCCGTTCGCGAGCCAGACCTGGTACTCGTCCTGGTAGTAGTTGTGCATGAGGAGGGGTTTGAGCGCGCCGAGGCGGTCGGTGTGGGACCGCGGGGAACGACCGCTGTAGAGGGCGTAGGCGAGTCCCGCGCCGGCGAGGGCGACCACCAGCGAGACGACCGCGGCGAGCAGCGCCGACACCGACGCCGCACCGTAGCCGGCGAACTCCTCGACGAGCTCGTAGTAGTGCTCGCCGGTGGCGTTCCCGACGCCGTGGGCGAGCCAGTGTTCGAGGTACGTGATGTCGAGGTTCAGGACCTCGGCGACGGGCAGCATGTTGACGAACCCGGCGACGACCGCGAGCACGCCGAGCACCACGAGCGGGGCCTTCACGCTCCAGCCGACGCCGTGGGCGTTCCGGGCGGCGTCGCTCCGTGGCTCGCCGTGGAACGTGAGCAACACCATCCGCAGGGTGTAAAAGCCGGTGACGAACACCGCGATCAGCCCGAAGGCGTAGGCGATGAGGATCACGGGCGAACTCAGCCCGGCCGAGAGCGCCTCGTAGAGCACCTCGTCCTTCGACCAGAAGCCCGCGAACGGGAAGATCCCCGCGAGCGCGAGCGAGGCCACCACGAACGTCCAGTAGGTCGTCGGGAGGCGCTCCTTCAGCCCGCCGAGGTCCCACATGTCCTGGGTGTGGTGGGTCGCGATGATCACCGAGCCGGCACCGAGGAACAGCAGCGCCTTGAAGAAGGCGTGGGTCATGAGGTGGAAGACCGCGGCGGTGTAGCCACCCGCGCCCAGCGCGAGGGTCATGTAGCCGTACTGCGAGATGGTGGAGTAGGCGAGCACCTGCTTGATGTCACGCTTGACGACGGCCATCGACGCCGCGAAGAGCGCGGTGAAGCCGCCGACGAACGCGATGACGGCGAGCACGGTGGGCAAGAGCGCGTAGAAGCCGTACATCCGGGCGACGAGGTAGACCCCGGCGGCGACCATCGTCGCGGCGTGGATGAGGGCCGAAACCGGCGTGGGGCCCTCCATCGCGTCGGGGAGCCAGGTGTGGAGCGGGAACTGGGCGGATTTGCCGATCACGCCGCCGAGCACGAGCAGGCCGAGTATCGAGAACCAGCCGGCGGGCGAGAGCCCGAACGTCGTGAGCCCGACCAGGTTCCCCGAGAGCGCGGCCTCGGCGAGCGCCGGGAAGCTCCCCTGGCCGGCGAACGAGGCCGTCCCGAAGGTGGCGAGGATGCCGACGAGGCCGACGAGGAGGAAGTAGTCCCCGAAGCGGGTGACGAGGAAGGCCTTCTTCGCTGCGCTCGCGGGCGCGTCGCGCTTGAACCAGTGGCCGATCAGGAGCCACGAGCAGAAGCCGACCATCTCGAAGAACATGAACGCCATGAAGAGGTTGTCGGCCATCACGAAGCCGAGCATGCTCGCGGTGAAGAGGCCGAGCCCGGCGTAGTAACGCGGGATGCCGGTCTCGTTCTCGTCGTTCATGAAGCCGAGGCTGAAGACGTGGACGAGGAACGAGACCAGCGAGACGATGAGGAGCATCAACGCCGCGAGCGGGTCGATCAGGACCCCCAGATGGAGGTCGAACCCGCCGGTGGCGGCGAAGGTGTAGAGCCGGGTGTTCGTGGTCGCGCCGCCGGCGACGGCGAGCGCGGTCCACGCCGAGAGGACCAGCGAACCGGCGGTGGCGATGATGCCGGCGAACGCCCCCTTCTTCGGGAGGAAGCGGCCGGCGAACAGCGCGATCACGAACGAGACGAGCGGGAGGACCGCTATCGCGGGTGTGTAGTCGAGTGCCGCCATTTTACCACCTCATGGTCGTTGCTTCGGTGACGTCGACGCCACGGAAGTTGCGGTAGAGGACGAGCACGATGCCGATACCGACGGCGACCTCCGCCGCCGCGAGCGCGATCACGAACAGGCTGAACACCTGGCCGGTGAGGTTGCCGTGTTGGAACGAGAAGGCGACGAGGTTGACGTTGCCCGCGGTGAGCATGAGCTCGACGCACATCAGGTACAACAGGGCGTTCCGGCGGGTGAGGATGCCGAAGAGCCCGATGCAGAACAGCCCCGCCGAGAGCAGGAGGTAGTACTCGATCGGAACCATCAGTCCTCACCCCCGTCGGGACGAGCCGGCGAGCGCTGGGGGTCCCGTTCGTCGGCGTCGCCCGATTCCTCGGGGTTCGTCCGGAACCGGAGCGCGCCGGCGATCCGGCCGTCGGCCTCGGTCTTCGCGAGCATCACCGAGGCGTCGAGGGCGACGTCGAGGACGAGCGCGATGATGATGAACGTCGCGAGGAAGCCTTCGGCGGGGTAGGCTCCCGCGTCGAAGTTGAACAGGGCGTAGCCGATCGAGGCGGTGATCGACCCACCCCCCGGAAAGCCCGCGGGTGCGGGGAACGACTCGGTGAGGAAGGTCACGGCGAGCACGGCGAACAGCGCGACCGCGACGAGGCCGGGCAGGAGATGCCGGCCGAGCTTGAGGTGGGGACGGGTGGTCACGAGGTGGCCTCCGTCGCGTCGTCGGTGCGGGTGAGCATCACGGCGAAGGAGATCAGGATCAACACGCCGCCGACGTAGACCAGGATCTGCATCGCGGCGAGGAACTCCGCGCTCATCATGATGTAGTGGATGGCGACGCTCAACAGCGCCGCCCCGAGCATCAACGCGGAGTGCCAGACGTCCTCCATCAGGACGACGCCGAGGGCACTGAGAACCGTGACGAGCGCGAACAGCGCGAACGCGACCGTCTCGTACGGGATGGCCATTGTGCTTCTTCGTATGGGATGATGTTTGAAGGTTTCGAGAAACGATCACGGAACTCCCCGAGACGGGCGACAGCCGACGACGAGCGCCGACGTGCGTGGGGACGGACTCAAATGGGGCGAGACCCTCGGACGGGTGTGGCCTTTCGTCGATTCGTTCGCGGGCGGGTGGAGTGGTCGGCCCTCGAAGCCGTCTGCCGCGAGGTCGCAGTCCGGTACGACCAGCGGGTCGCGCGCGTCGTCTTCCTCGAGACCGACAACTGGCTCTCGACGCCCTGCGTCGTCAACGACCGCTGGTTCGTGAAGGTCATCAGCCCGCGGAACGCGCTGGTCCACGGCCTCTTCACCACCGGCCGCAACCTGGGGATGTTCTCGAGCGGCACCGAGGGCTTTTTCGAGCGCTTTGCGAACCCCGTCGAGATGGCCGAACACGAACTCGCCGCCACCCGGCGGATCCGCGAGATCGGGCTCAACGCACCCGAACCCCTCGAAGCGTTCGCCTACGACGAGTTCGGCGTGCTCGTCCTCGAATACCTCCCGGCTTTTCGGACCATCGAGGATCTGCTGCCCGCCGAAGTGCGCGAGGTGGCCCCCGAGTTCTTCGCCTCGCTGGCCCGGATGCACGACGCGGGCCTCGGCCACGGCGACCTCCGGGCGGAGAACGTGCTCGTGGCCGACGGCGACCTCTACTTCATCGACGCCACGAGCCTCCGCGGGTCCGGGGCCGCCGACGCCCGCGCCTACGACCTCGCGTGCGGCCTCGCGGCGCTCGAGCCCACGGTCGGCGCGCGCGGGGCGGTCGACGCCGCCGCGGACCACTACTCCATCGTGGACCTGCTCGCCGCCCGGGATTTCCTGAGCTTCATCGACATGCGCCCGGACCACGACTTCGACGCCGCGCTCCTCCGGGGCGAGATCGAAAAACGCGCGGCGTAGGTCGGCACGTCTCGTCCAACCCGAAGTACTCCGCCAGTAGTGATTACACGGGATAGGTTCACACAACTTCGTGTGTTCTCGTGCGACCACAGAGGGAGGAGGTTGTGCGTCAAGAAGAGCGACATCCTGATTCTGCACACGAAACCTCGTCATCAAGCGCGAATGATGGGCAAAATCAGCGCTGAACCCTCCAGCTTCGTGTCCGCGAATAGGGACCAGTCAGACAGATGCACGACGAACGGCGGGTCACAGCCGATTGAGTGATCTGGGAACAACGCCTTTTGCGTGCTCGATAGTGCCGGCCGTTCACGTGGAGACGTGGCTCGTCCGTGGCGGTTGTCCGTACATCCAGTCATTCGTGGTGAGCCGCTAATTGCCTGGGCATGTGGGTCACGTACCGATACGAGCGTCTGTAGCCGACAGTCGTGATCCGATATCGTTTGAGTCGACTCACGCTCCAAAAACTTTTTACTCTAGAACCACAGAAACAAAGGCGCAGACGATGAGCGAGCTCCGTGAGATCGTTGAATGCCTCTGCAACTCGCCTCAGCGGCTTGAAATACTCGACGTGCTCGGTGACGCACGGATGGACGTTCGTGAGGTGATGGAGGCGCTAGACAGCCCCCGATCTACCGTCCAACGCAACCTCTCAGTTCTGGAAGAACAAGGCTGGGTTGAGAGGACAAGCTCTGGATATACGGCAACTACCATCGGTGACCTCCTCTGTAGGGAGTTCGTAGAGATGGGTGAAACAGCCACCAAAATCGAACGCATGGCTCCGTTCTTAAACACGGTGGATGCACCTGAAGAGGTTGCCGTCGACCGATTGAGTGACGTACTCGTAACGACACCCGAGCCAACTCGACCATACTTCCCGAGGAAGCGACTGTTGGAGATTTTCGGGGAGGAGGTCGATCGCGTCCGGGGGCTTTTGCCGGTTGTCTCCTCCTTCTCGGTCGAAGAGGCCCGTCGTGCGGATGCTGACAACGAACCCAATGGCGAGTACGTCGTCTCGTCAGCTGCATTCGATGCGCTTCACGACCAGTACGCCGGCGAGGGTGTTGACGGGGCGGAGATAGACCCGCCTGCTCATATCGATGTTTGGGTGTATAACGGCGATCTTCCGTACGGGCTGTTCGTCTCCGATGACGCACTCGCGCTCGCTGCCTACGACGAGTTCGGCCGGATGCAAGTGCTAGTCGAATCGACTAGCGAGACGGCCATCAAATGGGGGAAACGAGTCTATGAGGCGTACAGACGTCAGTCCACCCCGCCCTCCGAGGCAGCTACTCCGTCGGTAGCGGGCGATAGGGAATTGGTCGAGTAGTCCCAGTCCCTTACCGGTTTAGACAGTAGCTTGGGCGGATCGATCTGGCCGCTGAGAGGCGTCATCCACGGCAGTTTCATCCCACTCCATTTCGAATAGACGAGCATCGCACTCCTGACAGGCCGAGGCGATCACATCATAGGACCGACAACACGATTCGACGACCTCCTCCTCTACCTGTACGGGACCGTCGCAGTCGGGGCATCGTTCGATAAAGATACGCAGGCTCATCAGGACGCGCGCGATCTCGGCGGGAGCGAGGTTCTGCCAGTCGGGGAGACGTTCGCTGAGTTCGGTTGCAGCGGCGACGTCGGCGATGACGGCAGCGCGTGAACTCCACTGGCCGACGACGGCATCATCGGTGTGGGCAATGAACGCCTGGTCGTGTTGATCGACCGCGATTCGATCGTCGGTGGTTGAGACGTTGAGCGCATCAGCGAGGATCACCTCGCTGAGATCGTGTGCGCGGGTAGTGTGGATACGTTCGCGCCACGCTTGCTGGAAGTCGGCGGTGAGACAGAGGTCGGTGCCCTCTCGACAGGGTTCGACCGCGTCGGCGTCGAGGAGTACCCGTTCGGGATCGATTTCAACGGTTTCGTCGGCCATTGGTGTCGCGGAGTCCTCGTCGAACCATCGGAGAACACGGTCGGGGAAGTAGCGTTTCGTGAGCGCGGGTGTGCCGGGAACGAGATAGCCGCGGAGGTAGATGGTTCCGAGCGAGAGGGTAAATATGCCGGCTCCGAGGACGGTTGAGGCAACGGCGACGAGGGCGCTCGTACCGGCAGCGATAGCAATATTGACGGCGGTACAGGGGGTACAGCGGTTTTTGCCGGTATATTCGGGCTGACGAAGGCGTTTAACGAGTGACATTGCGACGGGGTACAGACGCGGTGGATTTCACCTTACCTGCTGGGCAGATGCCCACTGAATAGGTAATCACCCAGTGGGTGGGCAAATACCCACTAGGTGAACATTTGCCCACTAGATTGGCAACTACCAACCCAGTGGGTGGGTGCTCATTGGGTTGGCGATTACCCACGCAGTAAGGTGAAAATGGGTGCGGGAGTGGGTCGAACTGCGATGCCCGAACGACATGAGGCGAATGAGACAGCAGAGACCAAGAATCACACTGGAGTGAATCGTCGTCGATTCGTCAAGGCTCTTGGTGTGACTGGAGGTACCGCTATCGCTGGAAGCGTGTTCTCTTCATCGGCAATGGCTGCTGAGCCTTCCCGACCTTCGGTCAAAAGTAGTGAGCCGGTTACTGGTAGTGACTTAGGACAGCTAATAAGTGAGACCAAGAGCCAGGATGATGTTACGAATGTAATGAATACACAGATGCGAGAGACTATACAGAGTGGAGTAGCTTTGGAGGTGGCCCCTAGTGAGCAATCCGGGCACATTGTTTCAAAAAACATCTCAAGCCACACAAGTGCGAGCGACGTCGATAGTTTAGCTGAAGATGACCTCCTTGTCTCCGCTGTTGAGCACACCCTTGAGGATGGAAATAAGATGACGACGGTGGCACTTGGAAATAATGATAACCTCATAACTCGGCAGAAATATGAGAAAGTAACGAATAGTATAAAAGATAGGGCTGTCTTGTGGAATATTGTTGGCGAAAACGTAGAAGACATGATGTTGATTTCCAACAGCTCTAGTTTTAATGGCACTCCAACTGAGTCATTAGCGGAAATTAGTGCTAGTGCTTGTAAGTGTAACCCAGCTCCTGCACCGGAGAAGGGCAAACATCGACGTGTTTGTAAGGCAGTACGTGTGAACTGTATACTATCTAGTTGTGGTGGAGCGTGCTTTTGGTGTAGTGCTCTCGGTCCAGCTGCGTGTTTGACCTGTGCGGCTGGTGCATGTGGTTATCTCATTGGAACCTGCTGTTCCCGTTGGAAAAGAGAGTGTACCGGGTGCCCCTCCGTTTAATAAGTTACTGTTTTATGGGAAAGATTGATTAGAACTAATCGAGATGATACGTATAATGGCCAAAAACTCATTCCCTGCTCTCACAGCAGTGTTCAGCCGTGAGTATACCCTCAAAGATCGGATCGATCATAATCAACTCAATATTCTCTCTACTGTGTTGATTGGATTGAGTCAGCTACCTCTAGCGTTCTCTTTCCCAGCGCAGTCGCTCTGGCCACGCTTTGTTATTTTATGTGGTGGTAGTTTGTTAGTCGGAATTGGTATTAGTGCGTATATAGGTGAAGGAATTCTCCAAGATGGTGGTGAGAGTGATGAAGAGAAGTGGATGAGTTCAGTTATCATTTTAATCTTCGCAATCAGTGTGGTTGCTGCTGCTATTTCTGTTGCTGTCGCATGACGGCGCTGTCTAATTAAGAGCGAGCAGGCCGAAGAGCTGGTTGATCATGCCACTCAACGACCTACTCGGTGAGGCATTCGAGACGGAAGATACTCACTGTTGGGACCAGGAGCGGACGGCGAACGTCCGTTCGGGCGTTCGCCATCCGCCTGCATTCAGCGGGACTCTCGCTGCGGGAGACGGTAGCGATCCTTGATCTTCTCGACGTTGATCGGTCACACGGAACGGTCGGGGACTGGACGCACCGCCTTGCTGAGATCCAAGCAGACCCGCCTTCCCGAGCGCGTGTTCTCGCCAAGCAACTCGCCGACGTCGTCGTAGAGATCGGTTCGCCATGCATACTTCCCGCTGGTTTCAATTTTCATGCCGCCGAATTTTGCACATCGGGTCGATCAAACGGAAGGCGTTCAGGGGCGGCTCGGGGAAAGCGTGGTTGCGGAGGTGGTCGAAGCGCTTGAATCGTATATCGAGGATGGAGAGCACGTGATGGGTCGGACGGATCGCTAGGTGTTTACCGACCGTGAGGGCTCCCACACCGACTGACCCACACAGCGGGGTGTTTTTGTACCCCGGCCGCGCAATTCTTGCCGTATGAGTCAACAAGTCGCGGAGCCGTTCGAGCAGTACATCGGCGGCGAGTGGACCGAGGGGGACGGCGAGGAGACCTTCGAGAGCACGAACCCGGCGACGGGCGAGACGCTCGGCGAGTTCCACCGGGGCACCGACGCGGACGTCGACCGCGCGCTCGCGGCCGCCGACGACGCCTTCGAGGAGTGGGCCGCGCTCTCCTACACCGACCGGGCCGAGTACCTCTGGGAGATCTACAACGAGCTCAAGGACCGCCACGAGGAGTTAGGGGAAATCGTCACCAAGGAGTGCGGCAAGGAGATATCGGAGGGGAAGGCCGACGTCAACGAGGCCTGGGACATGGTCGAGTGGGCCGCCGCCGACGCCCGTCACCCTCACGGCGACGTCGTCCCCTCCGAAATCGCCGGGAAGGACGCCTACATGCGCCGGAAGCCGAAGGGCGTCGTCGGTTGTATCACGCCGTGGAACTTCCCGGTCGCGATCCCGTTCTGGCACATGGCCGTCGCGCTGGTCGAAGGGAACACGGTGGTCTGGAAACCCGCCGAACAGACCCCATGGTGCGGCCAGATCATCGCCGAGATGTTCGAGAGTACTGGCATTCCGGACGGCGTCTTCAACATGGTCCAGGGCTACGGCGACGCCGGCGAGGCCATCGTCGAGGACGAGCGCGTCGCGACGGTGCTGTTCACCGGGTCGGCGGAGGTCGGCCACGAGATCGCCGGTAAGGTCGGCGGCGAAGCCGGCAAGCTCGCGGCGTGTGAGATGGGCGGGAAGAACGGGATCGTCGTCACGGCGGAAGCCGACCTCGACGTCGCGGTCCACTCGGCGGTGATGAGTTCGTTCAAGACGACGGGTCAACGGTGTGTCTCCGCCGAACGCGTCATCGTCCACGAGGACCTCTACGACGAGTTCAAGGACCGCTTCGTCGAGACCGCCAAGAACGTCTCGGTCGGCGACCCCCTGAACGAGGACACGTTCATGGGGCCCCTGATCGAAGGCGAACACAGGGAGAAGGTCACGGGCTACAACGACCTCGCGCACGAGGAGGACGTCGAGGTGCTGGTCGACCGCACCGAACTCGATAGCAACGAGATCCCCGACGGCCACGAGGACGGCGTCTGGGTCGGCCCGTTCGTCTACGAGGCCGACCACGAGGCGGACCTGCGAGTCACGGAGGAGGAGGTCTTCGGCCCGCACGTCGCGCTCATGCCCTACTCGGGCGACATCGAGAAAGCGGTCGAGATCCACAACGACACCGAGTACGGGCTGGCGGGCGCGATCATCTCGGAGGACTACCGCGAGATCAACTACTTCCGTGACAACGCCGAGATCGGGCTGGCCTACGGCAACCTCCCGTGTATCGGCGCGGAGATCCAGCTCCCGTTCGGCGGCGTGAAGAAGTCCGGCAACGGCTACCCGAGCGCGCGGGAAGTCATCGAGGCCGTCACCGAACGCACCGCCTGGACGCTCAACAACGCCGACGGGATCGAGATGGCACAGGGGCTCTCGGCGGACATCCTGACCGACGACTGAGCCACGGACTCTCGGTATCGGTCGCGTCGTACGAAAGGGGGGGGACGAGGGGCGAGTGGACGAGGGTGGGGTGCGGTGGGCGCTTTGTGCCGGCGTGTGACGAGAAAAGCGTCACGTTCCGGCGGTTTTCCCTACCGTCGTTTGCGGGATAAATGGTTCGCTTCGGGGTCGTCGATTCGGGCTCAGACCTCGATCTCGCTCTCGCGGCGGATCTCGGTTTCGAGGTTGTCGAGTTCGTCGTCGAGGTTGCGCTCGAAGAACCGCTCGACGCCGGGGAGCTTCCCCTCGACGGTGAAGCGGTTCGTGAGCCGGGTGCCCTCGCCGACGGCTTCGAGGTCGTGCTCGCCGACGACGCGCATCACCCGCGAGCGCCCGACGAACTCGACGTGGTTCGGCGGGTCGCGCTCGGTGTCCTCGGTCTCGACGGTTATGGTTCGGTTGACGA from Halococcus hamelinensis 100A6 encodes the following:
- a CDS encoding aldehyde dehydrogenase family protein yields the protein MSQQVAEPFEQYIGGEWTEGDGEETFESTNPATGETLGEFHRGTDADVDRALAAADDAFEEWAALSYTDRAEYLWEIYNELKDRHEELGEIVTKECGKEISEGKADVNEAWDMVEWAAADARHPHGDVVPSEIAGKDAYMRRKPKGVVGCITPWNFPVAIPFWHMAVALVEGNTVVWKPAEQTPWCGQIIAEMFESTGIPDGVFNMVQGYGDAGEAIVEDERVATVLFTGSAEVGHEIAGKVGGEAGKLAACEMGGKNGIVVTAEADLDVAVHSAVMSSFKTTGQRCVSAERVIVHEDLYDEFKDRFVETAKNVSVGDPLNEDTFMGPLIEGEHREKVTGYNDLAHEEDVEVLVDRTELDSNEIPDGHEDGVWVGPFVYEADHEADLRVTEEEVFGPHVALMPYSGDIEKAVEIHNDTEYGLAGAIISEDYREINYFRDNAEIGLAYGNLPCIGAEIQLPFGGVKKSGNGYPSAREVIEAVTERTAWTLNNADGIEMAQGLSADILTDD
- a CDS encoding CoxG family protein — translated: MTVRVERTIEIAAPPERVWEFIADPGKRARPISVVDSFEVHDDTHATWHLSLPLPLVNRTITVETEDTERDPPNHVEFVGRSRVMRVVGEHDLEAVGEGTRLTNRFTVEGKLPGVERFFERNLDDELDNLETEIRRESEIEV